DNA sequence from the Drosophila sechellia strain sech25 chromosome 3L, ASM438219v1, whole genome shotgun sequence genome:
CTTACCAGCGCCAGAAGCCTTCATGACCACTCCGCCGTCGGTCACCACAATGACCACCACCACATTGAGCTCCTTTGGAACAGGTAAGCAACTGGTAGCAGTAAGGGACTCCCTAGACGGCTCCACGAAGATCATACCCACGGATGTTGTACCCTTGGCGGATAAAACAGAGGTGAGTATTAGCTAACGGGTAACACAGCAGCAAACCTTAAAGCGGATTAACATGTTATAGGTCAAGAACAGCGGGGTGATCACCCGACACAAGTACTACACCGATCCGGAACTGTCCGACGACGCCGAAACCGAAATTATTCGCAAGTGGCAGAAGATTGTGGGCTCCGACGTGGAGGTGATTGTGGCGCAGATCAAGAAGTTCGCAGTCGGCGGCTTGGGGATCTCCTTGGAGGGAACCGTGGACGTAGAAGGAGGGCGCGAGGTACGACCCCATCACTATATTCGTTCAATCTTACCTGATGGACCCGTTGGCGTGAATGGAGTACTGCGCTCTGGCGATGAATTGCTGGAGGTAAACGGCGAGCGGTTGCTGGGAATGAACCACCTGGAGGTGGTGGCTATACTCAAGGAACTACCGCTGGATGTGCGCATGGTTTGCGGTCGCAACAGGAACAGCTCGCTTCTCCCATTCTCTGATGACACCCTGAAAAAGCTGAGCAACAACTTTGAGAACCTGCTGCCTGCTACCGATCGCCTTGTGAAGGCCAAATCAGATGGTAGTCTGGCCACCGCGGGCTCCGTGGCCGATGGAGATTCagttgctgccgccgctgcttcGTTTAGTAAGCTGAAGTCGCGGTCCCTGGAGCCACTAACTGGATTGGCTATGTGGTCGTCCCAACCGCAAATTATCGAGCTGGTCAAGGGCGACCGCGGTCTGGGCTTCTCTATTCTGGATTATCAAGATCCGCTGGATCCCAACGACACGCTGATTGTAATTCGTTCTCTGGTCCCTGGAGGGGTGGCTCAATTGGACGGACGTCTTATTCCCGGAGATCGACTTTTGTTTGTCAACTCCATTAACCTGGAGAACGCCTCGCTGGACCAGGCTGTGCAGGCTTTAAAGGGTGCTTCGAAAGGAGTAGTACGCATTGGGGTGGCCAAACCACTGCCCATGACGGACAACTCCCTGAAGGCTTGCAGCAATGCGAGCACCACAAGTGAGGAGACCTTAGACGCGCAGCCATCTCCTCCAGCCTTGCCCACAGTTGCTCCGCCCGCCATGCCGCCCACTGCCTCCATGGAAGCTGAGCCCGACCTGATTCCCGACTGGCGGAACTAGGTTATAACGAACAATTTCACACATTCCAGGCATCTGAATCTTTAAGCCTAATTTAAATCCAATCAAACGCGGTTGCTAACTAATGGATTAGTTAATCGATATTTTCTACGAATATGAACAACAGGCGGTAGAATCTGCCAGTTTGAAAGGATGCCAGAAGTACAGGAGCGATTGTTATTACCGAATCAAAATGTTATGCATATTATTAGCGCCGAATTGAGTTTGTCCCCTGAAAACAAGCATTCCACAAGTATGCAATATATTAAACCCCCTAGTATTAGCAAATGAATTTTAACATGTTATTTTCAGAGTGTATGTActtaaactaaattaaataatgtacCTTCCGTACGGTCAATGAGTATCACTTGGGTGAGGGAATCGATGAAGGGGCGGAGGGCTATTGGACCCGGTTTAGCTGTCGCTCGATTCTCATGTAGTTGCGCCTGGACAGGACTCGATCGCGGGCATAACTGACCAGGTAGCTAAGTAATCCGATTACAAAGCACGAGACCTCAAATTTCAGGAAGTTCATTTGCTCGATGAGCGCCACCCGGTCGCAGCTCCTGGTAACGATCTCGCCGCTCTGGCAGCGCAGCACCTCCTTGTAGTGCGTGTGGATGCAGACGCCCAGGCTGCGGCTGACTATGTCGAATTCGGAGCACGGGTGGCACTCCTGCACCATCGTGTACTTCTCATTCCGCCAGCAGGTCGAGTTGTCCTCGATCACGAACTGCGGCTCTCGGCGACGAGGCCCATCTGCCGCGTAACGAGATTCCACGAACAGGACGAGGATGGTGACCATCGTTAGGGCTCCTAATCCAAGGAGCATGTGGTGGCGCTGACAGTTCTCGAGCATTGTGAATTCGGGCAGCTAACTCCCGTAGCGGATCAAGGGTTTGAAACAACCTGGAAGAACCTATGTATGTTCAGCAGGTGGATAACTCCAAGACATACGGACGGGATTACTCGAAATCCTATTGCTATGCTTTTTCCCTCTATGAAATCAGCTTTACTGTGTGACCAGGCGAGTGTTTATTTTTGTACAGCCGTCTTTGGAACTAGTTCTTGCTTGCcatttcaaatatataaaaaaaaagattgaaTTTGCACATGCATAGCTTTCGTAGTTTTGATAACGCGATAAGTTAAGggagaaaataatatttttctagGAAATCTTATAAGCCTCTTGTTCCGTTCCGATTCGCGCAGATATGTGACCAGACTGCGGGGAGCTCGGAACTAGTTCGCTGTTTACGAACGACAATAAACGGAGACCAAAACAATTACGGAGGACAAGCACAAAGTGGACGTGGGAAATCTGtgaaaattttttataaatcgcGTGTGTGGGCGCTTTGAAAATGGTGCTGCGGTCGGGAATCATAATTCCGTTTCAGTTTCGCGACACAAAGAAGCTGCTGATGATCGGGGTTCCCCAGGAGAACCGCGACCTAAACATATGGGACCTGAAGAACGTGGGTAAGCACTGGTGTGGTCGGAGAGGGGGAGGTGACCCAAAGCACGGAGCCCCCAAGCCATTTGTTCGCCAAACATGAAATATATCAAATCCCGCCCCACAGTGCGTGCCGCCTTCGGGATCTACAACTTCGAGTTCCGGAACAAGAAGATCGGCTTCAACATCCCGGacgagctgctgctgcactatCTGGACCAGAGGCACGACCTCACCAACTTCGTTATAGAGATCAGTCAAGGTAAATAGCGTTTAAGTTACGGCTAAGTCGCGTTTCAATTAGCGTTTAAGCGTTCGAGTGACTGCGGGCAACCAAAAGTCGCGATGTCGCGGAGTTCCGGAGTTTCAGAGTCCGGTCTTGTTTGTAGATCAGTTGTGTTTATGTAGACGATGCGTGCGCTTCGCTTGTAAGTCTCTGCGATTGCCATCTGTAATAAAACCCAAATTGTAAAATGCTCCCTCTTGCAGCTCTGGACGATGGCCATGCCAAGGAGATGCTCTCCTACGAGCCCTCATGCTCAATGGCGGTCCTGAAGCACCACGCTcatcagcaccagcaccacgtGCCTCTGCCGCAGAGGTCAAACGAAAGCGCCTCGCACCACGCCCACGAATATGTGCCTGGCTCCCAGCCCACCTCTCCGGCCCTAGGGATGAGTTCTGAGGCGGTGGACTCGCCACTGGACCAGCAGGGCAACAACTCGGTGTCGGAACGCACGGACAATTCCCACAAACTGCGCTTGGGGCAGGCTTACTCGGAACGGACGCCGGAATCGATGACCCAGGCCATTGACCCCATGGACATTATACCCAAGTCGGAGTCCGAATCGGAGGTGGAGCGTCTGCAGCGGGCCTCCAGATTCCTGGCGCGCCAGGAACAGCACCaagcccagcagcaacagcatcagcagcagttgcTGCCCGGTCAGCAGATCTTCCCTAGCTACACGCATCCTTTGCCGCCGATGAATGCACCAAATGCCTCCCAACAGTCGCCTTACACGCCGGGTCTGATGAGTCGCTTTAGAAGTGAGAGAAGTGCTTGCAAAAGTCTGAAATCCGAACTAAACCCTTAAAAATTCTCTTAAAGAACGCGGCGAACGGATGTCCAAGGACCAAAAGGAGCTGTACGTCAAGTTTTTCGAGGACAATCCATGCATGCTATCCAACCACCGACGGCACGATGGCCTCACCGAACCACTGTGGGCAAAATTGGCCCACATGCTGAATAGTGTTCCCCAAGGCGCCGTAAAGAACGTGGAGGACTGGAAGCAGACCTTTGACGCCTGGCGGTACCGCATCTTCATGTACACACGCTACAACTCCAAGCTCAGCATGTCGGAAACGACCGATCCGAAGAACTTCAAGCCCCTGACAGCTACCGACCAGAAGGCGTATGCCATGTGGACCAGCCACAAGCACATAACGCCGCAGGACTACGAAAAAATGGACATGTTCGTGCCGCTGGACGAGACCACCACGACAACGAACAGCTACGACTACTAGATCGAGATCAAAgtgcaaaatataaaactgtTAATGTGTACTTTAACTATTGCTAAGAAATAGAATACTTTTTAAGAGAAAGAAACCGCGTTTTTAATGTTAGATAAGATTAGACATGATATATGCAATTTCAAATTGTACTTTCTACTGACTACAATccacttttatttattgcagTCTACGATGTCGGCCTGGACAACTATGTGCTGAATCGCCAGTGCCGCTGTGCAGATCAGAAAATGCTCAACGATTCGCCAACGCCCGAGGAGCCCACCAATTTGTGCCAGCCCAGTAATGTGCTGGAGGCCGCGCCCACTCCGCTCatggcgctgccaccctgcgAGGACGAGGATCAGGAGCCTGAGCATGAGCACGAGCACGAGGAGAGCATGAAGTACCGGATCGAAAGGGAGAGCAGTGGAGCTGCCTCCGCGGAGCTGGGCTTGCCCGCCTACGAGGCCTGCTCGCCCAAGATGGACTACGACACGCAGGACGAGCTGCCGGACTCGCCGCACTCGCAGCCGCTGCCACCACCGCCTTTCCCTTTGCCCACGGCCCTGCCGCTGCCGCCTCCGCCCACCTCGCATCACCAACatctgcaacagcagcagcagcagcatcatgaGGTGGGTTTTTGACCATGGCTGGCTTTTGTGTTTTATACTTTGGACCCGCCTTATTATTTCAGGAGCGCATCCAGCAAGAGTACatcatccagcagcagcagcaacatcagcacctgcagcagcaacagcaccacCTGGCTctcctgcagcagcagcaggagcaacagcagcagattCAGCAGCACCAGGGAGTCAACATGGCCATGGGCACCACTACGACAAACAACATTCGACGTAAGTTACTCTCTTGAATTATTACCCCGATCCATACAGTCAATTGGGTTATTGTTTATGCACTTTGCACTTCTTCAATTTATTGCCCAGTTGTGGCAATGTTTCGATGTACAGtcagaaatattaaaaaatatatttcagcaacttaattttatgaagaaatatatttaaataaaataattgcagTTTTGGATTAGGGCTGCAATCGCGATGTCCATAAACAAAGCGCACACCAATTGAGAGCATTCCAATGTTATCAGGTGTATATtatttgcattaattaataaatttaaaaattatttagccGATTACGGAACAATGGTGTTAATGAGTTAATGGTCTTAATCTGTTTCTCGTCCGCAGAGCGCAAGGAGCGCATGTCCAAGCGGCAGAAGGAGCTATACGTACACTTCCTGCAGCAGCACCAGTTCATCAACGACCACCGTCGCAACGATCCTGCGCTGGATCCATACTGGCTGAAGCTGGCCAACCTGCTGAACGCCGTGCCGCAGGGCGCCGTCAAGCACGTGACCGAGTGGAAGCAGACCTTCGACAACTGGCGATACCGCATCTTCCTTTACGCACGCTACAACTCCAAGCTGCAGGACGAGGAGGCGCAGAATCCGCGCAACTTCAAGCCTCTGACCCGGACCGACAAACAGGCCTACATCATGTGGATCCGGAACCCGGACACCGCGCCGCCCGACCTGGACAAGATGCGCAACGTCTTCTGCAACCTGGAGGAGTCGGCGGTGCAGCAGGAGTAGATAGCTCTAACATTTCAAATCTTCTTTGTCCTCTTTTCAATGGTTTCTATCGTGTTAGTCGTGCGTATGTGTGTCGCTGTTTTTCCCCTTCgggaaatgcatttttcttttagtttGTTGTCATTGTTATGCCTTTTTGAATATTAAACATGTGTTTTCTGAATGAATCGCGAATTTTAGTCGGAAATATGCGCGCGACTATATTTAGCCACTGACCGAGCAGGTCGTTTGCCCCTGCTGGTGTTAAGCATATACTAAACGCAAGTGATAAACTGGATATGGAAAGACATGGAATGACAATGAGTAGATTGCTCGGCTTAGCTCAGCTCGCAGTTCTGGCAAGGATGTCGAATTCGACCACTTGGCCTTGAAGGCGTTGATTTGAGTGGCTTCAAacaagcaagcaaacaaacacaaactcCTTTCAGAACCAGCTCCACTCGTGTGGCTCCGTATCTCCATCTGGGCACCCACGCCCGTTTCGTCTACCGGTGCTGATTAATTCGCTGCCCGCGGCGGTACAGCATCCATCCAGCGGGGCCTGTTGTACTTGTCGCTAATCCCCGGCCATTAATTATCCGTTCAATCATGTTCGATTCGCTCGATGCCGCCATTCAATCGCCACTTGGCAGCTTGGCGGGATTATTTTTATTACCAAGTCCCGATAATAATTCCTTCTTTCGCCGATCTGCGAATTAGTTCCAGTGTTTCTTGAACCTGAAACTGAAAAAGGGAGCTCCACCGATTAGCATATCGTTAATTAAAAAGATATTGTTTGGCGGCGGCATTGGTGTTGGGTTTATTCTTCTGATTAAATGGCAATTTATCATAAATTACTGCATTCAATTGCAAAGTGCAAGTGCTGCGGGACCATTAGAAATCTTGTTTTATGGTTTATGTGTTACATAAACAACTAACTTAAATGAGCGTATCAGCTGGGGCGATATTACAAATGACTTGTAATCGCGGGGCTTCCCCGCCCAGAGACCCTCCATCGCCATCCATTGTCCTCTGTCGCTTATCTGCGTGGCTGCCAATTGCCATTCctaataaagataaatgaaCCCGCACTCATTCCAACCAATCCACTCCGATCCGAAGGCATTGAGTTGGGTTATTGGCTGTGACTTTTGCGGCCGATTGCCCGCAAATCGGAGCTGCGTTCTGCCATATGGGTACATGTGAAATAAAGTATCTGTACTGATTTGAGGTATAGCAACACCGCGGATAATTTGATTTTCGTAAGTAACAACGAGTCAGGTTCTTTCATTATCACTCTTATGTATCAATGAACAAAAAATATGGTTTTATCCAATAGTATTTGTTTCCAGTGCTGTTTATATCTGCCGATCCAGTCAGGCGTTCAATACCAATATTTCAGCATGCAGCGTTTGCATTCGAGAATTCGTGGGTTGACATCTAGGTGGCATTCGTTAGATGTGCCCGGGTATGAATTATGACAGGTGGGGGAAAACAATGCGAAGCCTGGTGGCTGGTGGCTCATGTTTAATTCATCCGTGAGTGCTTGTGGGGCACAGGGTGACCGGGTAACCGGG
Encoded proteins:
- the LOC6610407 gene encoding putative mediator of RNA polymerase II transcription subunit 12 isoform X1, whose protein sequence is MVLRSGIIIPFQFRDTKKLLMIGVPQENRDLNIWDLKNVVRAAFGIYNFEFRNKKIGFNIPDELLLHYLDQRHDLTNFVIEISQVYDVGLDNYVLNRQCRCADQKMLNDSPTPEEPTNLCQPSNVLEAAPTPLMALPPCEDEDQEPEHEHEHEESMKYRIERESSGAASAELGLPAYEACSPKMDYDTQDELPDSPHSQPLPPPPFPLPTALPLPPPPTSHHQHLQQQQQQHHEERIQQEYIIQQQQQHQHLQQQQHHLALLQQQQEQQQQIQQHQGVNMAMGTTTTNNIRQRKERMSKRQKELYVHFLQQHQFINDHRRNDPALDPYWLKLANLLNAVPQGAVKHVTEWKQTFDNWRYRIFLYARYNSKLQDEEAQNPRNFKPLTRTDKQAYIMWIRNPDTAPPDLDKMRNVFCNLEESAVQQE
- the LOC6610407 gene encoding uncharacterized protein LOC6610407 isoform X3 yields the protein MLSYEPSCSMAVLKHHAHQHQHHVPLPQRSNESASHHAHEYVPGSQPTSPALGMSSEAVDSPLDQQGNNSVSERTDNSHKLRLGQAYSERTPESMTQAIDPMDIIPKSESESEVERLQRASRFLARQEQHQAQQQQHQQQLLPGQQIFPSYTHPLPPMNAPNASQQSPYTPGLMSRFRKRGERMSKDQKELYVKFFEDNPCMLSNHRRHDGLTEPLWAKLAHMLNSVPQGAVKNVEDWKQTFDAWRYRIFMYTRYNSKLSMSETTDPKNFKPLTATDQKAYAMWTSHKHITPQDYEKMDMFVPLDETTTTTNSYDY
- the LOC6610406 gene encoding protein JTB, whose product is MLENCQRHHMLLGLGALTMVTILVLFVESRYAADGPRRREPQFVIEDNSTCWRNEKYTMVQECHPCSEFDIVSRSLGVCIHTHYKEVLRCQSGEIVTRSCDRVALIEQMNFLKFEVSCFVIGLLSYLVSYARDRVLSRRNYMRIERQLNRVQ
- the LOC6610407 gene encoding uncharacterized protein LOC6610407 isoform X2; this translates as MVLRSGIIIPFQFRDTKKLLMIGVPQENRDLNIWDLKNVVRAAFGIYNFEFRNKKIGFNIPDELLLHYLDQRHDLTNFVIEISQALDDGHAKEMLSYEPSCSMAVLKHHAHQHQHHVPLPQRSNESASHHAHEYVPGSQPTSPALGMSSEAVDSPLDQQGNNSVSERTDNSHKLRLGQAYSERTPESMTQAIDPMDIIPKSESESEVERLQRASRFLARQEQHQAQQQQHQQQLLPGQQIFPSYTHPLPPMNAPNASQQSPYTPGLMSRFRKRGERMSKDQKELYVKFFEDNPCMLSNHRRHDGLTEPLWAKLAHMLNSVPQGAVKNVEDWKQTFDAWRYRIFMYTRYNSKLSMSETTDPKNFKPLTATDQKAYAMWTSHKHITPQDYEKMDMFVPLDETTTTTNSYDY